The genomic interval ATGCAAGCCCCAATATCGCGCCTGAAGCCGGCTTCAAATCACGGGCACGCCGCGCAGCTTGGCCTGATCGCCCGGCTCGACATGGATCACCACGACCGCCCCCTCGATCCCCGCTTCGATCACCCCCTCAAGCCGGTCGCAGATCGCGTGGGATTCGAACACGGTCATCTCGCCCGGCACGACGAGGTGGAAGTCGATGAAAGTGGCGCTGCCGGCATGGCGGGTGCGCACGTCGTGGGCCTCCAGGGCGCCCTCGCTGTGAGCCGAGATCAGGGCGCGGATGCGCGTGACCATCTCGGGCGAGGCCGCCTGATCCATCAGGCCGTTGACCGAATCGCGCACCATCGTCCAGCCCGACCAGAGGATGTTGAGAGCGACGAGGCCCGCCACCACGGGATCGAGCACCGGCGTTCCCGTGGCGAGGACGAAGCCGAGGCCGAGGAGCACGCCGCCCGACGTCACCACGTCGGCGAGGATGTGGCGGGCATCGGCCAACAGGGCGGGCGAGCGCAGCCGCCGGCCGCGCCGGAACAGCATCATCGCCCAGACCGCGTTGATGACCGTAGCGACGCCGTTGACGGCCAGACCGAGCGCGGGCGCGTCGAGGGGCTTCGGGTCGAGGATGCCGAAATACGCCTCGCGCAGGATCAACAGGGCGGCGACAATGACGAGCGCCCCCTCGATCACCGCGGAGAAATACTCCGCCTTGTGGTGGCCGTAGGGGTGATCCTCGTCGGCCGGCTGCGCGGCGACGCGCACGGCCAGGAACGCGCAGGCCGCGGCCACGACGTTGATGATGCTCTCCAGCGCATCGGAATAGAGCGCGAGGCTGCCGGTGAGCCAGTAGGCGGTGAATTTCAGCGCCGTGACGAGCACGCCCACGGCGGCGCTCGCCAGGGCGGCCTTTTCGGTTCCTGTCATGCAGCTCAAGGGGGCGGGGAGGGGACGGCTCCGCCCTTACGATCCGTGGCCCCGGAAGGCCACGGCAAAGGTTTTAGCTCGGGCTATCGCCGTCCCGATCGGGCGCCCGCGCCGATGCGGGCAGGCGGCCGCGGGCGACCTCCTTGGCACGGCTGCGTTCGGCTTTCTCGCGGGCGCGCTGCGCCCTGCGGGCATAGTTGCGGCTGATCCAGCCGAAGCTCGCCCGCGCCGACAGCTCGTCGAAGCGAGCGGCTTCCCGCTCCCAGTAGCGCAGGAGCTGCGCGTCGAGGGTCTCGTGCGGGGCGCGTCTGCCGGTTTCGGTCGTGGTTTCGGTCGTGGTTTCGGTCATGGCGCGAAGATTCCTGTGGCCGGCAGCACGGCTCACGCCTCCGGCGCGGGCGGCGTGTCGGTCTCCTCGACAACCAGCGCCTCCGCATCGCCCCGGAAACTGCCGGGTCCGACATCGCCGGTGGG from Methylobacterium sp. AMS5 carries:
- a CDS encoding cation diffusion facilitator family transporter, which produces MTGTEKAALASAAVGVLVTALKFTAYWLTGSLALYSDALESIINVVAAACAFLAVRVAAQPADEDHPYGHHKAEYFSAVIEGALVIVAALLILREAYFGILDPKPLDAPALGLAVNGVATVINAVWAMMLFRRGRRLRSPALLADARHILADVVTSGGVLLGLGFVLATGTPVLDPVVAGLVALNILWSGWTMVRDSVNGLMDQAASPEMVTRIRALISAHSEGALEAHDVRTRHAGSATFIDFHLVVPGEMTVFESHAICDRLEGVIEAGIEGAVVVIHVEPGDQAKLRGVPVI